One Oryza glaberrima chromosome 10, OglaRS2, whole genome shotgun sequence DNA segment encodes these proteins:
- the LOC127753431 gene encoding proline-rich protein 4-like, with translation MAAVAWALLFGAVVSAVLVMAATAAADGEAAVAVVVGLAKCGGCSRKNMKAQDAFKGLQVAIKCKNSDGEYESKAVGDLDGDGAFSVPLAANDLHGAADCFAQLHSAASSTPCPGQEPSKIVPLSSTTDNGSNKTNTFVAVAGKRMHYSSSAECTSAFLCPFFDYFYNRPQGPKPTPANGGGAANGGGAAAPAPSPPAGISQLNF, from the exons ATGGCAGCTGTAGCATGGGCTCTACTCTTCGGCGCCGTCGTCTCCGCTGTCCTCGTGAtggctgccaccgccgctgcggacggcgaggcggcggtggcggtcgtCGTCGGCTTGGCCAAGTGCGGCGGCTGCTCCAGGAAGAACATGAAGGCGCAGGATGCTTTcaagg GTCTCCAGGTGGCTATCAAGTGCAAGAACAGCGACGGCGAGTACGAGAGCAAGGCCGTCGGcgacctcgacggcgacggcgccttCAGCGTGCCCCTCGCCGCCAACgacctccacggcgccgccgactGCTTCGCGCAGCTGCACAGCGCGGCGAGCAGCACGCCGTGCCCCGGGCAGGAGCCGTCCAAGATCGTGCCGCTGTCATCAACGACGGACAACGGCAGCAATAAGACTAACaccttcgtcgccgtcgccggcaagagGATGCACTACTCGTCGTCGGCGGAGTGCACCTCTGCGTTCCTGTGCCCCTTCTTCGACTATTTCTACAACAGACCCCAAGGCCCCAAGCCGACGCCGGCGAacggtggtggcgcggcgaACGGTGGCGGAGCTGCGGCGCCGGCTCCCAGCCCTCCGGCCGGCATATCACAGCTGAATTTTTAG